Proteins encoded by one window of Methanobacterium sp. CWC-01:
- the thiD gene encoding bifunctional hydroxymethylpyrimidine kinase/phosphomethylpyrimidine kinase, which produces MNPPMALSIAGFDPSGGAGILADIKTFHSLDVYGTAVITALTAQNVNRVAGVEAVSLDFVEKQLDLVMEGYPLRYAKTGMLYSPDMVKLVARKVKEYQLQLVVDPVLVAGSGGSLAREGMVQALKRYLLPHALLVTPNLSEAQELSGISIEEEEDAIQAAVEIGKMVPVVVTGGHLQGRDIFYQDRVQIIEGELIESSHTHGSGCTYSAAVTAYLSQGLVVEEALQRAAGMVKEAIRRGRLGTVNQFLEISHKP; this is translated from the coding sequence ATGAACCCACCAATGGCCCTATCTATAGCCGGCTTCGACCCCTCCGGGGGTGCGGGAATACTGGCCGATATCAAGACCTTCCACTCCCTGGATGTGTACGGGACCGCAGTTATCACGGCCCTCACCGCCCAGAACGTGAACCGGGTGGCCGGAGTGGAAGCGGTGTCCCTGGATTTTGTTGAAAAACAGCTGGACCTGGTGATGGAGGGCTACCCCCTCCGTTATGCTAAGACCGGGATGCTCTACTCCCCGGATATGGTGAAGCTGGTGGCCCGTAAGGTAAAAGAATACCAGCTGCAGTTGGTGGTGGATCCGGTCCTGGTGGCCGGTTCCGGCGGTTCACTGGCTAGGGAGGGAATGGTCCAGGCCTTAAAAAGATACCTGCTCCCCCACGCTTTGCTGGTAACCCCTAATCTTTCGGAAGCCCAGGAGTTATCTGGAATCAGCATAGAAGAGGAGGAGGACGCCATCCAGGCCGCGGTGGAAATTGGAAAGATGGTGCCGGTGGTGGTTACCGGGGGCCATCTCCAGGGCCGGGACATCTTCTACCAGGATAGAGTGCAGATAATCGAGGGGGAACTGATAGAAAGCAGCCACACCCATGGCAGCGGATGCACCTACTCCGCAGCAGTGACCGCCTACTTATCCCAGGGGCTGGTGGTGGAGGAGGCCCTCCAGAGAGCCGCGGGGATGGTGAAAGAGGCCATCCGGAGGGGTAGGCTGGGTACGGTGAACCAGTTTTTAGAAATCTCACATAAACCTTAA
- the cofC gene encoding 2-phospho-L-lactate guanylyltransferase, with the protein MKKTAAIIPVSRFSHAKTRLSPILSPAEREGLLKAMLQDVIQALKDVVDDVVVISSDGDVLNFLRPLDVHCLKEKGHTDLNGALTQALEWYQPQGDQVIIVPSDVPLLSEGLVKGLLTMAEEYQVVIAPSKGGGTNALICPSCGFKMNFGDCSFFVHLEEAGKAGLSHEIFDSFYLSLDVNTSEDLGEIMLHGVGTHTQQFLEGLGLKVYSHRGSERLRVERPDQEN; encoded by the coding sequence ATGAAAAAAACTGCGGCCATAATACCGGTATCTCGGTTTTCACACGCCAAAACCAGGCTCTCACCCATATTATCCCCCGCTGAGAGGGAAGGCCTGTTGAAGGCCATGCTACAGGATGTGATCCAGGCCCTGAAGGATGTGGTGGATGATGTGGTGGTGATCAGTTCGGATGGAGATGTTTTAAACTTCTTACGACCCCTGGATGTTCACTGTTTAAAGGAAAAAGGTCACACTGACCTTAACGGTGCGCTGACCCAGGCCCTGGAGTGGTACCAACCCCAGGGTGACCAGGTGATCATCGTACCCTCCGATGTACCCCTCCTCAGTGAGGGGCTGGTTAAGGGACTGTTAACCATGGCCGAAGAGTACCAGGTGGTCATCGCCCCTTCTAAGGGAGGAGGTACCAACGCCCTCATCTGCCCCAGCTGTGGATTTAAGATGAATTTCGGTGATTGCAGCTTCTTCGTGCACCTGGAGGAAGCCGGGAAGGCCGGATTAAGCCATGAGATTTTTGATTCCTTCTACCTCTCCCTGGACGTGAACACCTCCGAGGATCTGGGGGAGATCATGCTCCACGGGGTGGGAACCCATACCCAGCAATTCCTGGAGGGCCTGGGCCTAAAGGTGTACTCCCACCGGGGGTCCGAGCGTTTAAGGGTGGAAAGACCTGACCAAGAGAACTAA
- a CDS encoding ARPP-1 family domain-containing protein, with protein sequence MNIRAIILVLLVVVFAVSMGAINFASLGSADLEQAQAEGNAGVIQNTEAGTVPHTVTITNNGTQNVKVNQGQLLESPDSQDLVVAENVTITPGTNSTVKAYCTEPSQKAAPGSSLIANQTANTLVLTIIQASAPSDAASARQAQLKIWNLKTGGEVDPYTGEAAALVQTSKSSYYQLQQDLSTARDNLSSQFNLNNETLKNMQNLVDTRDGFTRWLESVENWLNQLIGA encoded by the coding sequence ATGAACATCAGGGCCATAATTCTGGTACTGCTGGTGGTGGTATTTGCAGTTAGTATGGGGGCCATTAACTTCGCCTCCTTGGGTAGTGCGGACCTGGAACAGGCCCAGGCCGAAGGCAACGCTGGGGTTATCCAGAACACCGAGGCCGGTACCGTGCCCCACACGGTGACCATCACCAACAACGGAACCCAGAATGTGAAGGTTAACCAGGGACAGCTCCTGGAGAGCCCCGACTCCCAGGACCTGGTGGTGGCGGAAAATGTGACCATCACCCCCGGCACCAACAGCACGGTAAAAGCTTACTGCACCGAACCCAGCCAGAAGGCGGCTCCGGGTAGTAGTTTAATTGCCAATCAAACTGCCAACACCCTGGTGTTAACCATTATCCAGGCTTCAGCCCCCTCCGATGCCGCCAGCGCCCGGCAGGCCCAGCTCAAGATCTGGAACCTGAAGACCGGTGGTGAAGTGGACCCCTACACCGGTGAGGCAGCGGCCCTGGTTCAGACCAGCAAATCATCCTACTACCAGCTGCAACAGGACCTCTCCACCGCCAGGGATAACCTCAGCTCCCAGTTCAACCTCAACAATGAAACCCTGAAGAACATGCAGAACCTGGTGGACACCCGGGACGGATTCACCAGATGGCTGGAGAGTGTTGAGAACTGGTTAAACCAGTTAATAGGAGCCTAA
- the proS gene encoding proline--tRNA ligase — protein sequence MSKFSEWFHNILEEAEIIDTRYPIKGMHVWLPQGFQIRKNALKLLKGILDEDHDEVLFPLLIPEDELAKEAIHVKGFEEEVYWITHGGLTPLGKKLALRPTSETAMYPMFALWVRSHQDLPMRFYQVVNTFRYETKHTRPLIRVREITTFKEAHTVHTTSQEAEKQVERAIEIYSSFFDQVGIPYVVTRRPEWDKFPGADYTMAFDTLLPDGKTLQIGTVHNLGQTFARTFQITYETEEGQHEYVYQTCYGLSDRIIASIIGVHGDEGGLSLPPEVAPYQVVVVPIIFKEGAQEVLDFCAKLEKQLRSAGFRVRLDDRDLRAGKKFYEWEMRGVPLRIEIGPRDLKEGKMVLVRRDTREKEFVEYQAEELVELVEDRLGNITTHLREKAWEMLRENIREVKTLEEARDTIQENNGIVSFLWCGDEACGKDVEEKVHVDILGIQGDDDTGKCVNCGKTARYRALLARTY from the coding sequence ATGTCCAAGTTCAGTGAATGGTTCCATAACATCCTTGAAGAAGCAGAAATTATCGATACCAGATATCCTATTAAGGGAATGCACGTATGGCTACCCCAGGGCTTTCAGATAAGAAAGAACGCCCTGAAGTTGCTTAAAGGCATTCTAGATGAAGATCATGATGAAGTACTCTTTCCATTACTAATACCCGAAGATGAACTGGCCAAGGAGGCCATCCATGTTAAGGGCTTTGAAGAAGAGGTTTACTGGATAACCCACGGGGGATTAACCCCCCTGGGAAAGAAGCTGGCCCTGCGTCCCACCAGTGAAACCGCCATGTACCCCATGTTCGCCCTGTGGGTGCGCAGCCACCAGGATTTGCCCATGAGGTTCTATCAGGTGGTTAACACCTTCCGTTACGAGACCAAACACACCCGGCCCCTGATCCGGGTGCGGGAGATCACCACCTTCAAAGAAGCCCACACCGTGCACACCACCTCCCAGGAAGCAGAAAAGCAGGTGGAACGGGCCATTGAAATTTACTCATCCTTCTTTGACCAGGTGGGGATTCCCTATGTGGTCACCCGCCGTCCGGAGTGGGATAAGTTTCCCGGTGCTGATTACACCATGGCCTTCGACACCCTGCTGCCGGATGGTAAGACCCTGCAGATCGGTACCGTGCACAACCTGGGCCAGACCTTCGCCCGGACCTTCCAGATCACCTACGAAACCGAGGAGGGCCAGCATGAATACGTGTACCAGACCTGCTACGGTCTCTCGGATCGGATCATAGCCTCCATAATCGGGGTCCATGGTGATGAGGGAGGATTGTCACTTCCCCCCGAGGTGGCACCCTACCAGGTGGTGGTGGTGCCCATCATATTCAAGGAGGGTGCCCAGGAAGTCCTGGACTTCTGCGCCAAACTGGAAAAACAGTTAAGATCAGCCGGTTTCAGGGTGCGCCTGGATGACCGGGATCTCCGGGCTGGTAAGAAGTTCTACGAATGGGAGATGCGGGGAGTGCCCCTCCGTATAGAGATCGGACCCCGGGACCTGAAGGAGGGCAAGATGGTCCTGGTGAGAAGAGACACCCGGGAGAAGGAGTTCGTGGAATACCAGGCCGAGGAACTGGTGGAGCTGGTGGAAGATCGACTAGGAAATATAACCACCCACCTTAGAGAAAAGGCCTGGGAGATGCTCCGGGAAAACATCCGGGAAGTGAAGACCCTGGAGGAAGCCCGGGACACCATACAGGAGAATAATGGTATTGTTTCATTTTTATGGTGCGGGGATGAAGCCTGCGGTAAAGATGTGGAGGAAAAGGTTCACGTGGATATCCTGGGCATCCAGGGGGATGACGACACCGGTAAATGTGTTAACTGTGGAAAAACGGCCAGATACCGGGCACTCCTGGCCCGGACCTACTAG
- a CDS encoding NAD(P)-dependent glycerol-1-phosphate dehydrogenase, producing MDFKRVLLPRGMHVGPGVIEDTAAICKDLRLKGKFLVVTGPTTLKIGGEKVMESLQKEGFEVENTVIHHPSLEVVGEVQDQMEGVSAVLGVGGGKVIDVAKLASTRCNLDFISVPTAASHDGIASPRASIKNEGGSVSIEATPPMGIIADTHIIGQAPFRLLAAGFGDIISNQTAVLDWKLAHRLLNEYFSDSAANLSLVTAEVTAKMADAVKEGHVESAALVVKGLISSGMAISIAGSSRPASGAEHKFSHALDVIAPQPALHGEQCGVGTIMMMYLHGGDWEFIRNTLKAIKAPTTARELGIKPDYIIEALSMAHTIRQERYTILGDRGLTTQAAEKLAARTGVIES from the coding sequence ATGGATTTTAAACGGGTGCTGCTCCCCCGTGGAATGCATGTGGGGCCGGGTGTCATTGAAGACACCGCAGCCATATGCAAGGATTTAAGGCTTAAAGGCAAATTTCTGGTGGTAACCGGACCCACCACCCTGAAGATTGGGGGGGAGAAGGTTATGGAAAGTCTACAGAAGGAAGGTTTTGAAGTGGAAAATACTGTCATCCACCATCCCTCCCTGGAAGTAGTGGGGGAGGTTCAGGACCAGATGGAGGGTGTATCTGCGGTGCTGGGAGTGGGAGGCGGGAAGGTTATCGACGTGGCCAAACTGGCCTCCACCCGCTGCAACCTGGATTTCATAAGCGTCCCCACCGCTGCTTCCCACGATGGAATTGCCTCACCCCGGGCATCCATCAAAAATGAGGGAGGAAGTGTGTCCATCGAGGCCACACCCCCCATGGGAATAATCGCTGACACCCATATAATTGGACAGGCACCCTTTCGACTATTGGCCGCAGGTTTTGGGGATATCATATCCAACCAGACTGCGGTGCTGGACTGGAAACTGGCCCATCGCCTGTTGAATGAATACTTCAGTGACTCGGCCGCGAATTTATCCCTGGTAACTGCCGAGGTAACCGCCAAAATGGCGGACGCCGTGAAGGAGGGACACGTGGAAAGCGCGGCCCTGGTGGTTAAGGGCCTCATCAGCAGTGGGATGGCCATCAGCATTGCCGGCAGCAGCCGGCCAGCCAGTGGAGCCGAGCACAAGTTCAGTCATGCCCTGGATGTCATCGCCCCCCAGCCAGCCCTCCACGGTGAACAGTGCGGCGTGGGCACCATCATGATGATGTACCTCCATGGCGGGGACTGGGAATTCATAAGGAACACCCTGAAGGCCATCAAGGCACCTACCACCGCCCGGGAATTAGGTATAAAACCAGATTATATTATTGAAGCCCTCAGTATGGCACACACCATTCGTCAGGAGCGTTACACCATACTGGGTGATCGGGGACTCACCACCCAGGCTGCGGAGAAGCTGGCGGCGCGTACCGGGGTAATAGAATCCTGA
- a CDS encoding UPF0179 family protein, whose translation MITLIGKSLADKGLKFIHYGASIQCEECRFKATCIDSLESGRIYRIKNVKDTIHPCPVHDGGQVKVVEVERALIKTLIDSKKAFEGSRFSYTPRQCDEECSLRELCIPEGLYPDDKCKIVKKMGKPPKKCPRGYELTMVLVKY comes from the coding sequence ATGATAACTCTTATTGGGAAAAGTTTAGCTGATAAAGGACTGAAATTCATCCACTACGGTGCTTCCATCCAGTGCGAGGAGTGCCGCTTCAAAGCCACCTGCATAGACTCCCTGGAGTCAGGGAGAATTTATCGGATTAAAAATGTGAAGGACACCATCCATCCCTGCCCGGTGCATGATGGGGGGCAGGTTAAAGTGGTGGAGGTGGAACGGGCCCTGATCAAGACCCTGATAGATTCTAAAAAGGCATTTGAGGGGTCTCGTTTCTCCTACACTCCCCGCCAGTGTGATGAGGAATGTTCCCTGCGAGAGTTATGCATCCCGGAAGGACTTTATCCGGATGATAAGTGCAAAATTGTCAAAAAAATGGGCAAACCCCCCAAGAAATGTCCCCGCGGTTACGAACTCACCATGGTACTGGTCAAATACTAA
- the rpiA gene encoding ribose-5-phosphate isomerase RpiA, which yields MDPKKRVGIEAALRVKDGMVVGLGTGSTTHHFIKSLAERLKEEELEVWGIPTSYQSYFLAVELGIPVTTLDEHRPDLAVDGADEVDPYLNLIKGGGAAHTREKIVDYAAKTFLVIVDESKLVEQLGEFPVPVEVLPGALTMVKERLGSMGGTPRLRMAHMKDGPVISDNNNFILDVQFDNIPHPVLLEKELNNIPGVLENGIFTGEVDEVLIGAVTQVRSLKP from the coding sequence ATGGATCCTAAAAAACGTGTAGGAATTGAAGCAGCCCTGCGGGTGAAGGATGGTATGGTGGTGGGTCTGGGAACTGGTTCCACCACCCACCACTTCATTAAAAGCCTGGCTGAACGGTTAAAAGAGGAGGAACTGGAAGTGTGGGGTATACCCACCTCCTACCAGTCCTATTTCCTGGCCGTTGAACTGGGAATACCGGTTACCACCCTGGATGAGCACCGACCGGACCTGGCGGTGGATGGTGCCGATGAAGTGGACCCCTACCTCAACCTCATTAAGGGGGGAGGTGCCGCCCACACCCGGGAGAAGATTGTGGATTATGCCGCCAAAACCTTCCTGGTTATCGTGGATGAATCTAAGCTGGTGGAACAGCTGGGGGAATTCCCGGTGCCAGTGGAAGTCCTTCCAGGAGCTTTGACCATGGTTAAAGAGCGTCTGGGATCCATGGGAGGAACGCCCCGTTTACGTATGGCCCACATGAAGGATGGCCCGGTTATCAGTGATAACAACAACTTCATCCTGGATGTGCAGTTTGATAACATCCCCCACCCGGTCCTCCTGGAGAAGGAATTAAACAACATACCAGGGGTCCTGGAAAACGGTATATTCACCGGTGAAGTGGACGAAGTCCTCATCGGAGCCGTAACCCAGGTTAGATCCTTAAAGCCGTAA
- a CDS encoding metal ABC transporter permease, translated as MLEILEYSFMQNAFLAAVLVSVACGVVGSYVVIKRIVFISGGISHSAFGGVGLGYFLGVNPLLAAVPFTLLAATAIGLIKKRMEVSEDTAIGILWSVGMALGIIFVNLTPGYAPDLLSYLFGNILTVPTTDLYLMLLLDVVILVTVYLFQREFLALSFDEEFSTVVGMPAEAIYLLLLALVALSVVVLIKVVGVILIIALLTIPAAISREYTNQLGQMMILSVALGIILTTGGLILSYLFNLASGATIVLFMALAFLISSLLKEFTGTLPTR; from the coding sequence ATGCTGGAAATTTTAGAGTACAGTTTCATGCAGAACGCCTTCCTGGCCGCCGTCCTGGTCAGCGTGGCCTGTGGCGTGGTGGGTAGCTACGTGGTCATTAAGAGGATCGTCTTCATCAGTGGCGGCATCAGCCACTCCGCCTTCGGAGGGGTGGGACTGGGATACTTCCTGGGGGTTAACCCCCTCCTGGCGGCGGTGCCCTTCACCCTGCTGGCTGCCACCGCCATCGGCCTCATCAAAAAGAGGATGGAGGTCTCGGAGGATACTGCCATCGGTATCTTGTGGAGTGTGGGTATGGCCCTGGGGATCATCTTCGTCAACCTCACCCCGGGCTACGCCCCGGACCTCTTAAGTTACCTCTTCGGGAACATACTCACCGTCCCCACCACCGATCTGTACCTGATGCTCCTCCTGGATGTGGTGATCCTGGTCACGGTCTACCTCTTCCAGAGGGAGTTCCTGGCTTTGTCCTTCGATGAAGAATTCAGTACCGTGGTGGGAATGCCAGCCGAGGCCATTTATCTTTTACTACTGGCCCTGGTGGCCCTGTCGGTGGTGGTGCTCATTAAGGTGGTGGGGGTCATACTGATCATCGCCCTTCTAACCATACCCGCCGCCATCTCCCGGGAGTACACCAACCAGCTGGGCCAGATGATGATCCTATCGGTGGCCCTGGGAATAATCCTCACCACCGGCGGATTGATCCTCTCCTACCTATTCAACCTGGCCAGCGGGGCTACCATCGTCCTCTTCATGGCCCTGGCCTTCCTCATATCCTCCCTATTAAAGGAATTCACCGGAACTTTACCAACAAGGTAG
- a CDS encoding metal ABC transporter ATP-binding protein — MEETAVNIKNVSFYYRKRMVLEDVNLQVPHKSFLAIIGPNGGGKSTLLRIMLGLITPHQGEVQVFGQEPSQARHLMGYLPQHVSFLHDFPINVEDTVLTGRYHGLFHGYRPEDREAVSKALDMVELEGLEDRQMGQLSGGQVQRVFLARALVKNPKLLLLDEPMSSVDPQMQFSFYQLLEKLKKRMSIILVTHDVGAVFDQVELIACLNQHLYYHGQVEGAGEVIEKMYGCPLEIITHGTTPHRMLKRH, encoded by the coding sequence ATGGAAGAAACTGCAGTAAACATTAAAAATGTGAGCTTTTACTACCGGAAGAGGATGGTGCTGGAGGATGTTAATCTCCAGGTTCCCCATAAATCTTTTCTGGCCATCATCGGCCCCAATGGTGGGGGTAAGAGTACCCTGCTGCGTATCATGCTGGGCCTCATCACTCCCCACCAGGGAGAGGTGCAGGTGTTTGGTCAGGAACCTTCCCAGGCCCGCCATTTGATGGGGTACCTGCCCCAGCATGTGTCCTTCCTTCATGACTTTCCCATTAATGTGGAGGACACGGTCCTGACCGGCCGTTATCATGGACTGTTCCATGGTTACCGACCGGAAGACCGGGAGGCAGTCTCCAAGGCCCTGGATATGGTGGAGTTGGAGGGTCTGGAGGACCGTCAGATGGGACAGCTCTCGGGTGGACAGGTGCAGAGGGTTTTCCTGGCGCGGGCCCTGGTTAAAAATCCGAAACTACTCCTCCTGGATGAGCCCATGTCCAGTGTGGATCCCCAGATGCAGTTTTCCTTTTACCAGCTCCTGGAGAAATTGAAAAAAAGGATGTCCATCATCCTGGTCACCCACGATGTCGGGGCCGTCTTCGACCAGGTGGAACTCATTGCCTGCCTCAACCAGCACCTGTACTACCATGGCCAGGTGGAGGGTGCCGGGGAAGTAATTGAGAAGATGTATGGATGTCCCCTGGAAATAATCACCCATGGTACCACTCCCCACCGTATGCTGAAAAGACATTAG
- a CDS encoding metal ABC transporter solute-binding protein, Zn/Mn family — protein sequence MAGKFKIFIILLVAIIGTSLLYFLLLPDTQTQSSDQVRVVVSVAPQEEFVKAVGKDKVQVTVMVPSGADPHTYEPLPKQMQELSQAQLYLMVGSPLEFELTWMDKMRAMNPQMKVVNTSQGITLLPSQGESSSDPHVWVSPRNARVMVENTYQALVEVDPDNQKYYQENRDQYLERLDQADQNLTHSLQKVNSKKILVYHPAWAYLCRDYGLEQISIEKEGKEPTSQDLTRLVDQARQENITLVFVSPQHNQENAQVIADELGGELVVVDPLASNYLENMAQVAEAFSRN from the coding sequence GTGGCAGGGAAGTTTAAGATCTTCATCATCCTACTGGTGGCCATCATCGGCACATCCTTACTGTACTTTTTACTCCTTCCCGATACCCAGACCCAGTCCAGCGACCAGGTACGGGTGGTGGTATCGGTGGCTCCCCAGGAAGAGTTTGTGAAGGCAGTGGGGAAAGATAAGGTTCAGGTTACGGTGATGGTTCCCTCCGGAGCAGACCCCCATACCTACGAACCCCTGCCCAAACAGATGCAGGAACTCTCCCAGGCCCAGCTCTACCTCATGGTGGGCTCACCCCTGGAGTTTGAACTGACCTGGATGGATAAGATGAGGGCCATGAATCCCCAGATGAAGGTGGTTAACACCTCCCAGGGTATAACCTTACTACCCAGCCAGGGGGAAAGTTCCAGCGACCCCCACGTGTGGGTTTCTCCCAGGAATGCCCGGGTTATGGTGGAAAACACCTACCAGGCCCTGGTGGAGGTGGATCCGGATAATCAAAAATATTACCAGGAGAACCGGGACCAGTACCTGGAGCGGCTGGACCAGGCAGACCAGAATCTAACTCACTCCCTCCAGAAAGTTAATAGTAAGAAGATCCTGGTTTACCATCCGGCCTGGGCCTACCTGTGCCGGGATTACGGATTAGAACAGATATCCATCGAGAAGGAGGGTAAAGAGCCCACCTCACAGGACCTGACCCGGCTGGTGGATCAGGCCCGCCAGGAGAACATAACCCTGGTCTTTGTATCCCCTCAGCACAACCAGGAAAACGCCCAGGTAATTGCCGATGAGTTGGGGGGAGAACTGGTGGTGGTGGATCCCCTGGCCAGTAACTACCTGGAAAACATGGCCCAAGTGGCAGAGGCCTTCTCCCGTAACTAG
- a CDS encoding CopG family ribbon-helix-helix protein: MTIISVSLSQKLLEELDALKDELGFSGRSEVIRSGARMFIEDNREKRELEGNIHSILILIHPQRSEDQVTEIKHDYEDIISTQIHSHLQEKQCLELFILEGDAQRMVELDRRLNQNVKSLYSKLVSLPRD; the protein is encoded by the coding sequence ATGACCATCATCAGTGTGTCCCTGAGCCAGAAACTCCTGGAAGAACTGGACGCCCTAAAGGATGAACTGGGATTCTCCGGCCGTTCCGAGGTCATCCGCTCTGGAGCCCGGATGTTCATCGAAGATAACCGTGAAAAACGGGAGCTGGAAGGGAATATACACTCTATACTCATCCTCATCCACCCCCAGAGGTCCGAAGACCAGGTCACGGAGATAAAACACGACTACGAGGACATCATCAGCACCCAGATTCACAGCCACCTCCAGGAGAAGCAATGCCTGGAACTTTTTATACTGGAGGGAGATGCCCAGCGTATGGTAGAACTGGACCGACGCCTGAACCAGAACGTTAAGTCTCTCTACAGTAAACTGGTGAGCCTGCCCCGGGATTAA